In Candidatus Paceibacterota bacterium, one genomic interval encodes:
- the pyk gene encoding pyruvate kinase — protein sequence MHTLLPHHKTKIVATIGPASESPEMLERLIRAGLNVARLNFSHGAFGGHAERIARIRAAAKAAGRRVAIMADLPGPKMRVGRIEPEPIELRPGESFTLTSEDMVGSLRRVSMSFARLPKVVKPGDQLFLNDGLVQLIVERAAGTEVHCKVAVGGELRSRKGLNLPGIDLGISAFTEHDRACLEFALQAGVDAVSQSFVETAADIEAVRTAAAAIGKQPFVIAKIERAGALRHFDEILKAADGIMVARGDLGVEVPIEEMATLQKKLIAEASQAGKPVITATQMLESMVSSRLPTRAEATDVANAILDGTDCIMLSGESAVGKYPEEAVAMLARIAVFTEAHRPPTRLIDLKGPGSHRQPATAAEAIASVVENALETVPCAAVFVPTRTGTTARMISRFNPPVWIVTLSRDEAICQGLAFSYGTHPVQVAEDPEGWGDFARRWLREHQITSPVAMLVAGPSTRNPEANYRIEFLRTGMGPAKSPS from the coding sequence ATGCACACGTTGCTGCCACATCACAAGACCAAGATCGTTGCCACCATTGGGCCGGCTTCGGAATCGCCGGAGATGCTGGAGCGCCTCATCCGCGCCGGCCTGAACGTGGCGCGCCTCAATTTCTCGCACGGCGCCTTTGGCGGCCACGCCGAGCGGATCGCCCGCATTCGCGCCGCGGCGAAAGCCGCCGGGCGGCGCGTCGCCATCATGGCCGATCTGCCGGGGCCCAAGATGCGGGTGGGCAGGATCGAGCCCGAGCCGATCGAGTTGCGCCCGGGCGAGAGCTTCACGCTGACCAGCGAGGACATGGTCGGCAGCCTGCGGCGGGTCTCGATGAGCTTTGCGCGACTGCCCAAGGTGGTCAAACCGGGCGACCAACTCTTCCTCAACGACGGATTGGTGCAACTGATTGTCGAACGCGCGGCGGGCACCGAGGTCCACTGCAAGGTCGCGGTCGGCGGCGAGCTTCGTTCCAGAAAGGGCCTCAATTTGCCGGGCATTGATCTGGGCATCAGTGCGTTCACCGAGCACGACCGCGCGTGCCTGGAGTTTGCCCTCCAGGCGGGCGTGGACGCCGTGAGCCAGTCGTTCGTGGAAACCGCTGCGGACATTGAGGCCGTGCGCACTGCGGCTGCGGCCATCGGCAAACAGCCTTTCGTCATTGCCAAGATCGAACGGGCAGGCGCGCTCCGGCACTTCGACGAGATCCTCAAGGCGGCCGATGGCATCATGGTGGCGCGCGGCGACCTCGGGGTGGAGGTGCCCATCGAGGAAATGGCTACCTTGCAGAAAAAGCTCATCGCCGAGGCCAGCCAGGCGGGCAAACCGGTCATCACCGCTACGCAGATGCTCGAATCCATGGTGTCGAGCCGTCTGCCGACACGCGCCGAAGCCACAGATGTGGCCAACGCGATTCTCGACGGAACCGATTGCATCATGCTCTCCGGCGAGTCAGCAGTGGGCAAGTATCCTGAGGAAGCCGTGGCCATGCTGGCGAGAATTGCGGTGTTCACGGAAGCCCATCGGCCACCCACACGCCTGATCGACCTAAAGGGGCCTGGCAGCCATCGCCAGCCCGCGACGGCGGCTGAAGCAATCGCCTCGGTGGTGGAAAATGCGCTGGAGACGGTCCCGTGCGCCGCCGTGTTTGTGCCTACCCGGACCGGCACCACGGCCCGAATGATCTCACGCTTCAATCCACCAGTCTGGATCGTCACCTTGAGCCGGGATGAAGCTATCTGCCAGGGGCTGGCTTTCTCCTACGGCACTCACCCCGTCCAAGTAGCCGAGGATCCGGAGGGCTGGGGCGACTTCGCCCGGCGGTGGCTTCGTGAACACCAGATCACCAGTCCGGTTGCTATGCTGGTGGCCGGACCGTCCACGCGTAATCCGGAGGCCAACTACCGCATCGAATTCCTGCGGACGGGCATGGGGCCGGCAAAGTCCCCATCCTAG
- a CDS encoding ketose-bisphosphate aldolase, whose translation MIVTSAQLFRVAYGKYAIGAYNINNAEQAMGLFKGCLASQAPFIIQISKGARKYTDKRMLEAIIRSAGEIFPDAIFAVHLDHGDEESCYDCIDSGFYSSVMIDASHDPFEQNVAITKRVVDRAHAKGISVEAELGMLGGVEEDIKVEEGNACLTDPAEAERFVKLTGCDSLACAIGTSHGAFKFKGRQSLHFDVLEKIKARLPGFPLVMHGSSSVPKTEVDRINEAGGKIAGSMGVDPNEYLPAAKLGVTKVNIDTDGRLVWTRVHREFFRDKPAEFDFRPPGKIFIEEYSKFIASRNQLLGSAGQLGAVRAAVQG comes from the coding sequence ATGATAGTCACCAGTGCCCAACTTTTCCGGGTTGCCTATGGCAAATACGCGATCGGAGCTTACAACATCAACAACGCCGAGCAGGCTATGGGCCTGTTCAAAGGCTGCCTCGCCAGCCAGGCGCCTTTCATCATTCAGATCTCCAAAGGCGCCCGCAAGTACACCGACAAGCGCATGCTGGAAGCCATTATCCGCTCCGCCGGCGAGATCTTCCCCGATGCAATTTTCGCTGTGCACCTCGACCACGGCGACGAGGAGAGCTGCTATGACTGCATTGACTCGGGCTTCTATAGCTCGGTGATGATTGATGCCTCGCACGATCCCTTCGAGCAGAACGTCGCGATCACCAAGCGTGTCGTGGATCGCGCCCATGCCAAGGGAATCAGCGTCGAGGCTGAATTGGGCATGCTGGGCGGCGTTGAGGAGGACATCAAGGTTGAGGAAGGCAACGCTTGCCTGACAGATCCCGCCGAGGCCGAGCGATTCGTCAAACTGACCGGTTGCGATTCGCTGGCCTGCGCTATTGGCACCAGCCACGGCGCCTTCAAGTTCAAGGGCCGACAATCCCTCCACTTCGACGTGCTCGAGAAGATCAAAGCCCGGCTTCCCGGCTTCCCGTTGGTCATGCACGGCAGTTCCAGCGTCCCCAAGACAGAAGTTGACCGCATTAACGAAGCGGGGGGCAAGATCGCCGGTTCCATGGGTGTAGACCCCAACGAGTATCTCCCCGCCGCCAAGCTTGGCGTCACCAAGGTTAATATTGACACCGACGGCCGCCTGGTCTGGACACGTGTCCATCGCGAGTTCTTCCGCGACAAGCCGGCCGAGTTCGACTTTCGCCCGCCGGGCAAGATCTTCATCGAGGAATACTCCAAGTTCATCGCCAGCCGAAACCAGTTACTCGGCTCGGCTGGACAACTCGGGGCGGTCCGCGCCGCCGTGCAAGGATAA
- a CDS encoding Gfo/Idh/MocA family oxidoreductase, with amino-acid sequence MKTTPQKTETTSTSRRDFLKTSATVAGTALIGALDVGRFAHAAETNIIKLGLVGCGGRGTGAAGDALTADSGTQLWAVADIFPEKVETALKTLTPMFPNRIQVPRERQFTGLSGYRGVIENCDVVLIACASRFHPEYALAAVQAKKHVFVEKPASVDVAGIGKILQADELSKKNGTGMLAGVTYRYHLGRREAIKRIHAGEIGDIVAIQCDYLRGPYRLIERQPEWSEMEYQLRNWYHFTWLGGDDIPQSLIHNLDSALWALGDVMPEAAYGMGGRSTHFQTSMGTSFDHHHVTYEYPDGRRIYGSCRTAVGCYGYNHDIFHGTKGRCHFAAFDRPHFTDLKGKMTWRADAALSKKSPYEQEHLEFLQSIRAGRPFQRAKTLADSTLAAVLGQIVVYSGRKITWQEALDSKFAFPPAGEITMDTEPPVKPGADGLYPVAIPGQTKLV; translated from the coding sequence ATGAAGACCACCCCACAAAAGACCGAAACCACTTCCACCAGCCGTCGCGACTTTCTCAAGACCTCAGCCACTGTGGCCGGGACCGCGTTGATCGGCGCGCTCGACGTGGGCCGCTTCGCCCACGCGGCGGAGACTAACATCATCAAGCTCGGCCTCGTGGGCTGCGGCGGACGCGGCACCGGCGCGGCCGGCGACGCGCTGACGGCCGACTCCGGCACCCAGCTCTGGGCTGTCGCCGACATCTTCCCGGAGAAGGTCGAGACCGCCCTCAAGACGCTGACCCCGATGTTCCCCAATCGGATTCAGGTCCCCCGCGAGCGGCAGTTCACCGGGCTGAGCGGCTATCGCGGCGTCATCGAGAACTGCGACGTCGTGCTGATCGCCTGCGCCTCGCGCTTCCATCCGGAATACGCCCTGGCGGCTGTGCAGGCCAAGAAGCATGTCTTCGTCGAGAAACCCGCCTCGGTAGATGTCGCCGGCATCGGGAAAATTCTGCAAGCCGACGAACTGTCGAAGAAGAACGGCACCGGCATGCTCGCCGGCGTGACTTACCGTTACCACCTCGGCCGGCGCGAGGCCATCAAGCGCATCCACGCGGGCGAGATCGGCGACATTGTCGCCATTCAGTGCGATTACCTGCGCGGACCCTACCGTTTGATTGAGCGCCAGCCGGAATGGAGCGAGATGGAGTATCAGCTCCGCAACTGGTATCACTTCACGTGGCTTGGCGGCGACGACATCCCCCAGTCCCTCATCCACAACCTCGATTCAGCCCTGTGGGCACTCGGCGACGTCATGCCGGAGGCGGCCTATGGCATGGGCGGGCGCTCGACGCATTTCCAGACCTCCATGGGCACCTCGTTCGATCATCACCATGTCACCTACGAGTATCCCGACGGCCGCCGCATCTACGGTTCCTGCCGGACCGCCGTCGGCTGTTACGGCTACAACCACGACATCTTCCACGGGACCAAAGGCCGCTGCCACTTCGCCGCCTTCGACCGTCCGCATTTCACCGATCTTAAAGGCAAAATGACATGGCGCGCGGATGCTGCCTTATCAAAGAAGTCGCCCTACGAACAGGAACACCTGGAGTTCCTGCAATCCATCCGCGCCGGCAGGCCCTTTCAGCGCGCGAAGACTCTGGCCGACTCGACCCTGGCGGCCGTCCTGGGCCAAATCGTGGTCTATTCCGGGCGGAAGATCACATGGCAGGAAGCCCTGGATTCCAAGTTTGCGTTCCCACCGGCGGGCGAGATCACGATGGACACCGAGCCGCCGGTGAAACCAGGCGCCGACGGGCTTTATCCAGTCGCCATACCCGGCCAAACCAAGCTGGTCTAA